A DNA window from Streptomyces sp. B21-083 contains the following coding sequences:
- a CDS encoding GMC family oxidoreductase produces MLYDYIIAGAGSAGCVLAERLSREPGNRVLLVEAGGADRHPYLRIPKGVGKLFGDPTFSWHYRTRPVREGGNPEVWVRGKVLGGSSSVNGMVYNRGSRADWDELEGLGNPGWGWDSVLPAFRAIENNALGPSLTRGAAGPLRVSTVRDPDPLCDELIATGRAFGLRDIPDVNEEDGERIGYTMATIAAGQRFSAARAFLRPARSRPNLTVARETTVTRVLFDGDKAVGVRVRKTGGQEEDVRARREVILSLGSLATPRLLQLSGIGPAEVLRSAGVDVRLDRPTVGARLREHRCLALRFRLNAQLGVNRFLATPAAQARTGAAYLLTRRGPLARPAYDVMAFLKSRPERERPDTEVLLAPWSLAALQPGKPASVEREPGISACAMALRPTSEGALAITSADPDAGLDIDPGYFSSEHDRQVTADLFGRLRDFFAVDPIASRIRHETFPGPDVSSDSQDDIVRSALDGGYCGFHAIGTCAMGSGADDVTDTQLRVRGVDNLRVVDASVLPVMVSGNLNGPVMAMAWRAAEFIRDEA; encoded by the coding sequence GTGTTGTACGACTACATCATTGCGGGGGCCGGATCGGCGGGCTGTGTGCTGGCCGAACGGCTCTCACGCGAACCGGGGAACCGTGTGCTGCTCGTCGAGGCGGGCGGCGCTGACCGGCACCCCTATCTGCGGATCCCGAAGGGCGTGGGCAAGCTCTTCGGCGACCCCACGTTCTCCTGGCACTACCGCACGCGCCCGGTACGGGAGGGCGGCAACCCCGAGGTCTGGGTGCGCGGCAAGGTGCTCGGCGGATCCAGTTCCGTCAACGGCATGGTCTACAACCGGGGTTCGCGCGCCGACTGGGACGAACTGGAAGGCCTCGGCAACCCCGGCTGGGGCTGGGACTCCGTCCTGCCCGCCTTCCGGGCCATCGAGAACAACGCCCTCGGCCCCTCGCTCACCCGCGGCGCGGCCGGCCCGCTGCGCGTCTCCACGGTGCGTGACCCCGACCCGCTGTGTGACGAACTCATCGCCACGGGGCGGGCGTTCGGCCTGCGCGATATACCGGACGTCAACGAGGAGGACGGTGAGCGCATCGGTTACACGATGGCCACCATCGCCGCCGGGCAGCGCTTCAGCGCCGCCCGCGCCTTCCTGCGTCCCGCCCGCTCCCGCCCCAACCTGACCGTCGCCCGGGAGACCACCGTCACCCGGGTGCTGTTCGACGGGGACAAGGCCGTCGGCGTCCGGGTGCGCAAGACCGGTGGGCAGGAGGAGGACGTCCGCGCCCGGCGTGAGGTGATCCTGAGTCTCGGCAGTCTGGCCACGCCCCGGCTGCTGCAGCTGTCCGGCATCGGACCGGCCGAGGTGCTGCGGTCGGCCGGAGTGGACGTCCGTCTGGACCGTCCTACCGTCGGCGCCCGGCTGCGCGAACACCGCTGTCTGGCGCTGCGCTTTCGCCTCAACGCCCAGCTGGGCGTGAACCGGTTCCTGGCGACCCCGGCCGCCCAGGCCCGTACGGGCGCCGCCTATCTGCTCACCCGGCGGGGACCGCTGGCCCGCCCCGCCTACGACGTGATGGCCTTCCTCAAGTCGCGCCCGGAGCGCGAACGGCCCGACACCGAAGTGCTGCTGGCCCCCTGGTCCCTCGCCGCGCTGCAGCCGGGCAAACCGGCGTCGGTGGAGCGGGAGCCGGGTATCTCGGCCTGTGCGATGGCGCTGCGTCCCACCTCCGAGGGGGCGCTGGCCATCACCTCGGCCGACCCCGACGCCGGACTCGACATCGACCCCGGCTACTTCTCCTCGGAGCACGATCGGCAGGTCACGGCGGACCTCTTCGGCCGGCTGCGGGACTTCTTCGCCGTCGACCCGATCGCCTCCCGCATCCGCCACGAGACGTTTCCCGGTCCTGACGTGAGCTCCGACTCGCAGGACGACATCGTCCGTTCGGCGCTCGACGGCGGTTACTGCGGCTTCCACGCCATCGGCACCTGCGCGATGGGCTCAGGTGCGGACGACGTGACGGACACGCAGCTGCGGGTGCGAGGCGTGGACAACCTGCGGGTGGTCGACGCGTCCGTCCTGCCGGTGATGGTGTCCGGGAACCTCAACGGGCCGGTGATGGCGATGGCGTGGCGTGCCGCGGAGTTCATCCGCGACGAGGCGTGA
- a CDS encoding metal-dependent hydrolase family protein, which produces MAARDKAAQTPVLLRAARLLDIDKGEIVEPGEVLVVGERIAEIQPARLPEGTVVRDLGDVTLLPGLMDMEVNLFLGGPDHRSPLIPVQEDPAVRTLRAAANARRTLRRGFTTVRNLGLFVQTGGVLLDVALKKAIDLGWVEGPRVVPAGHAIAPTGGHLDPTMFQAFAPGVLPLTVAEGIADGVAEVRKAVRHQIKYGARVIKVCASNGVMSHTGPAGAQQYSDEELRAAVDEAHRAGLKVAAHCMGDSTIRAAVEAGIDCIEHGFLASDATLDLMVEHGTFLVATTSLTEGMNTSHADPVLQAKAADVFPRARESTARAIRRGVKVVLGTDAPAIPHGRGVMELLALADRGMRPADALRAATTVAADLIDADDRGRIAPGLLADVIAVPGDPLTDLSVTGQVCFVMKGGQVYRDDTQES; this is translated from the coding sequence ATGGCCGCACGGGACAAGGCGGCACAGACGCCCGTACTTCTGCGGGCGGCGCGGCTGCTGGACATCGACAAGGGCGAGATCGTCGAGCCGGGTGAGGTACTGGTGGTGGGCGAGCGCATCGCCGAGATCCAGCCGGCCCGGCTGCCCGAGGGCACGGTCGTGCGCGATCTCGGGGACGTCACCCTGCTGCCGGGCCTGATGGACATGGAGGTCAACCTCTTCCTCGGCGGCCCCGACCACCGCAGCCCGCTGATCCCCGTCCAGGAGGACCCGGCCGTGAGGACCCTGCGCGCGGCCGCCAACGCCCGCCGCACACTGCGGCGGGGCTTCACCACGGTGCGCAACCTCGGTCTGTTCGTGCAGACCGGGGGAGTGCTGCTGGACGTCGCACTGAAGAAGGCGATCGACCTGGGCTGGGTCGAGGGCCCGCGGGTGGTGCCCGCCGGGCACGCGATCGCCCCGACGGGCGGGCACCTGGACCCCACCATGTTCCAGGCGTTCGCACCCGGCGTACTGCCCCTCACGGTGGCGGAGGGCATCGCCGACGGGGTGGCGGAGGTGCGCAAGGCGGTCCGCCACCAGATCAAGTACGGGGCGCGGGTCATCAAGGTGTGCGCGTCCAACGGGGTCATGTCGCACACCGGACCCGCCGGTGCACAGCAGTACTCCGACGAGGAACTGCGCGCCGCCGTCGACGAGGCGCATCGCGCGGGCCTGAAGGTCGCCGCGCACTGTATGGGCGACTCGACGATCCGGGCCGCCGTCGAGGCCGGCATCGACTGCATCGAACACGGTTTCCTGGCGAGCGACGCCACGCTGGACCTGATGGTCGAACACGGCACCTTCCTGGTGGCCACCACCTCGCTCACCGAGGGCATGAACACCTCGCACGCGGACCCGGTGCTCCAGGCCAAGGCCGCGGACGTCTTCCCGCGCGCCCGCGAGTCCACCGCCCGGGCGATCCGGCGAGGGGTCAAGGTCGTCCTCGGCACCGACGCCCCCGCCATCCCGCACGGCAGAGGCGTCATGGAACTCCTCGCCCTCGCCGACCGGGGCATGCGCCCGGCCGACGCTCTGCGGGCCGCGACCACCGTCGCCGCCGACCTGATCGACGCCGACGACCGGGGCCGGATCGCCCCCGGACTGCTCGCCGACGTCATCGCCGTGCCGGGCGACCCGCTCACCGACCTGTCCGTCACCGGGCAGGTGTGCTTCGTGATGAAGGGCGGTCAGGTGTACCGCGACGACACACAGGAGTCCTGA